A stretch of the Actinomyces qiguomingii genome encodes the following:
- a CDS encoding GNAT family N-acetyltransferase, with the protein MSSTCASAPEHEHAPTIIELGARDAGEILTLQRAAYITEARAHSDFGLPPLTQTLAELQEELSGPAVTACGIRDHGRLIASVRLRHSGDAVELGRLIVAPDRQGQGLGTRLLRHAEAVFPDAREIRLFTGEHSAANIRLYRRLGYCETGRTPAGAYQLRHFVKPLARPGR; encoded by the coding sequence ATGAGCAGCACCTGCGCCTCCGCCCCCGAGCACGAGCATGCGCCGACCATCATTGAACTCGGCGCGCGGGACGCGGGCGAGATCCTGACGTTACAGCGGGCCGCCTACATCACCGAAGCCAGGGCACACAGTGACTTCGGCCTCCCGCCCCTGACGCAGACCCTCGCCGAGCTGCAGGAGGAGCTCTCAGGCCCCGCCGTCACGGCGTGCGGTATCCGAGATCACGGCCGTCTCATTGCGTCCGTGCGTCTGCGGCACAGCGGAGACGCGGTTGAGCTCGGACGGCTCATCGTCGCCCCCGACCGTCAAGGGCAGGGCCTGGGTACCCGGCTTCTGCGTCACGCCGAGGCTGTCTTCCCGGACGCGCGGGAGATACGGCTTTTCACCGGGGAGCACAGCGCCGCCAACATTCGGCTCTACAGACGGCTCGGCTACTGCGAGACCGGGAGAACACCCGCAGGCGCCTACCAACTCCGCCACTTCGTTAAGCCGCTCGCCCGACCTGGCCGGTAG
- a CDS encoding YccF domain-containing protein, whose amino-acid sequence MRTLLNIIWVVFGGFWLWLEYIFFGIIACLLIVTIPAGIASFRIASYALWPFGREVVETPHAGVMSGLSNVIWFLVAGLWLAIGHITTAAAQAITIVGIPLAVANLKMIPVTCFPFGKQIVPGRGII is encoded by the coding sequence ATGCGTACTCTGCTCAACATCATCTGGGTGGTCTTCGGCGGCTTCTGGCTGTGGCTGGAGTACATCTTCTTCGGCATTATCGCCTGCCTGCTGATCGTGACGATCCCGGCCGGCATCGCCTCCTTCCGCATCGCTTCATACGCGCTATGGCCCTTCGGGCGGGAGGTGGTGGAGACGCCACATGCGGGTGTTATGAGCGGGCTGTCCAATGTGATCTGGTTCCTGGTGGCCGGGCTGTGGCTTGCCATCGGACACATCACCACCGCGGCCGCGCAGGCGATCACGATCGTCGGCATCCCGCTGGCCGTCGCCAACCTGAAGATGATCCCGGTGACCTGCTTCCCCTTCGGCAAGCAGATTGTGCCTGGCCGCGGCATCATCTGA
- a CDS encoding MarR family transcriptional regulator, whose amino-acid sequence MYVFTVDQVASRAGEDEIPGLVRLLADIPTSVPFERTVGDEAQGVVRDADAAVTCARRLMTVGGWHIGLGIGSGRLGEQGARSGAGAAFIAARQAVEESKSSRLSLAVRTGASGQQARIAAGDAEAVLRLLGVLIRSRTAAQRAVLALLDDGLSGKEAAERLGVSGQAVSKHRLAARYDEEIAALPAIERLLGRAHRLSVAPEATARPTGAA is encoded by the coding sequence ATGTACGTGTTTACTGTGGACCAGGTCGCCAGTAGAGCCGGAGAAGATGAGATCCCGGGTCTTGTCCGCCTGCTCGCCGATATCCCCACATCCGTTCCCTTCGAGAGAACGGTCGGAGATGAGGCTCAGGGTGTGGTTCGTGATGCGGATGCTGCTGTCACATGTGCGCGTCGTCTTATGACGGTCGGCGGGTGGCATATCGGCCTTGGAATCGGCTCTGGGCGCCTTGGTGAACAGGGGGCTCGTTCCGGCGCAGGAGCGGCATTCATTGCGGCGCGGCAGGCGGTGGAGGAATCCAAGTCGTCACGTCTGTCGCTTGCGGTTCGTACTGGCGCCTCCGGTCAGCAGGCGCGTATCGCGGCCGGGGATGCGGAGGCGGTGCTACGACTCCTGGGCGTGTTAATCCGCTCACGTACCGCGGCTCAACGCGCGGTGCTCGCTCTCCTTGACGACGGGCTCAGCGGGAAGGAGGCGGCCGAGCGGCTCGGAGTTAGCGGCCAGGCCGTGTCCAAGCACCGCCTTGCCGCACGCTACGACGAGGAGATAGCCGCCCTACCTGCTATAGAACGGCTCCTGGGGCGGGCGCATCGCCTGTCCGTGGCTCCGGAGGCGACGGCCCGCCCGACAGGTGCCGCATGA
- a CDS encoding ATP-grasp domain-containing protein: MNAPIVTLATSVDYADLDEDDRGLPDALRERGIEPRVAVWNDPDVDWENAGVVVLRSVRDYAKNRNYADFLAWAHAQGRLLNHADVVDWNSDKHYLKRMAELGVPMIPTTWLEPEAGYSKHQVHTRFPAHGDFVVKPAVSSGGRGTGRYTATDAKSRADAINDTMHHLGRGRSVMVQRYLEEVDRKGELSLVYFNGVLSHAVEKAPMLHPSFRSVDEVHEEIVTAREPSEQEWLWGERVRKAIHTIIKERSGRDMQLLFNRVDVVGDGEGGFYLMEVSLIDAGLYLGSAPAALDNFADAIAQRVFW; the protein is encoded by the coding sequence GTGAACGCCCCGATCGTGACCCTTGCCACCTCAGTCGATTACGCGGACCTTGATGAGGACGACCGCGGGCTGCCCGACGCGCTGCGTGAACGTGGCATCGAGCCGCGGGTGGCGGTGTGGAATGACCCGGATGTTGACTGGGAGAATGCGGGCGTGGTGGTGCTGCGTTCTGTGCGCGACTACGCCAAGAACCGCAATTACGCGGACTTCCTGGCCTGGGCGCATGCGCAGGGCCGGCTTCTGAACCATGCCGACGTCGTGGACTGGAACTCTGACAAGCACTACCTCAAGCGTATGGCGGAGTTGGGGGTCCCTATGATCCCTACGACCTGGCTGGAACCGGAGGCCGGCTACTCCAAACATCAGGTGCACACCCGCTTCCCCGCGCACGGCGATTTCGTGGTCAAGCCCGCCGTGTCCTCCGGCGGGCGCGGCACCGGCCGTTACACCGCCACAGACGCCAAGTCCCGCGCCGACGCCATTAATGACACCATGCACCACCTGGGCCGCGGTCGCAGTGTGATGGTGCAGCGGTACCTGGAGGAGGTCGACCGCAAGGGCGAGCTGTCCCTGGTGTACTTCAACGGTGTGCTGTCCCACGCGGTGGAGAAGGCACCTATGCTGCATCCCTCCTTCCGGTCTGTGGACGAGGTGCATGAGGAGATCGTCACCGCCCGCGAGCCCAGTGAGCAGGAGTGGCTGTGGGGTGAGAGGGTCCGCAAGGCCATCCATACGATCATCAAAGAGCGCTCGGGCCGGGACATGCAGCTGTTGTTCAACCGGGTGGACGTCGTCGGTGACGGGGAGGGCGGCTTCTATCTGATGGAGGTCTCCCTGATCGACGCCGGCCTGTACCTCGGCTCCGCCCCCGCCGCCCTGGACAACTTCGCCGACGCCATCGCCCAGCGTGTCTTCTGGTGA
- the pip gene encoding prolyl aminopeptidase, whose amino-acid sequence MHESTTASLPPTASRPRDLYPAIEPYDSGLLDVGDGQRIYWETCGNPGGIPAVFVHGGPGGGCSTEHRRCFDPARYRIILFDQRGCGRSLPQAWKPEADLSANTTWHLVADMERLREYLGVKSWLVFGGSWGSTLALAYAQRHPRRVLALVLRGIFTLRKRELDWFYEGAGADMIWPDQWEAYVAAAGEGVAPGGFIDRYHELLSHPDPAVHVPAARAWTTWEAATSTLLRDQAYIDQVQDPTFATAFARIENHYFHHRGWLEDGQLIDGARLLAEYGIPGVIVQGRYDVVCPMGTAWALHRSWPQAQLHISPTAGHSFAEPQTLSTLINATDRFAELLAPPSCAIRAERPSRHS is encoded by the coding sequence ATGCACGAATCCACGACGGCGTCATTACCCCCGACCGCGAGCCGCCCACGCGACCTCTACCCGGCCATCGAACCCTACGACTCCGGCCTGCTCGACGTCGGCGACGGGCAGCGGATCTACTGGGAGACCTGCGGGAATCCGGGAGGCATACCGGCTGTATTCGTGCACGGCGGCCCCGGTGGCGGCTGCTCCACCGAGCACCGGCGCTGCTTCGACCCGGCGCGCTACCGGATCATCCTGTTCGACCAGCGCGGCTGCGGCCGCTCCCTGCCGCAGGCCTGGAAGCCGGAGGCGGACCTGAGCGCCAACACCACCTGGCATCTGGTGGCGGACATGGAGCGGCTGCGCGAATACCTGGGAGTGAAGTCCTGGCTAGTCTTCGGCGGCTCCTGGGGCTCCACGCTCGCACTGGCCTACGCCCAGCGCCATCCGCGCCGCGTACTGGCACTGGTTCTGCGCGGCATCTTCACGCTGCGCAAGCGCGAACTGGACTGGTTCTACGAGGGCGCTGGCGCAGACATGATCTGGCCCGACCAGTGGGAGGCCTACGTGGCAGCTGCTGGCGAGGGCGTCGCCCCAGGCGGGTTCATCGACCGCTACCACGAACTATTGAGCCACCCCGACCCGGCGGTGCATGTGCCCGCCGCCCGCGCATGGACCACCTGGGAGGCGGCAACCTCCACGTTGTTGCGCGACCAGGCATACATCGACCAGGTGCAAGATCCAACCTTCGCCACCGCCTTCGCACGCATCGAGAACCACTACTTCCACCATCGCGGCTGGCTGGAGGACGGGCAGCTCATCGACGGCGCACGCCTGCTGGCCGAGTACGGCATACCGGGCGTGATCGTCCAGGGGCGTTACGACGTCGTATGCCCGATGGGCACCGCCTGGGCTCTGCACCGGTCCTGGCCACAGGCGCAGCTGCACATCTCGCCAACGGCTGGGCACTCCTTCGCCGAACCGCAGACGCTTTCAACCCTCATCAACGCCACCGACCGTTTCGCCGAGCTGCTAGCCCCGCCGTCCTGCGCCATCCGAGCAGAGAGACCCAGCCGACACTCCTGA
- a CDS encoding peroxiredoxin produces the protein MAQLTAGDTAPDFTLPDQSGNPVSLSTLREGAEHGVVVYFYPRAETPGCTKEACDFRDSLEGWREAGYAVVGISPDPPAAQARFAEKQSLPFPLLSDPDHAVMQAWGAWGEKKNYGRTTIGTIRSTVVVGTDGRVILGLYNVRATGHVDRLRRELGIVS, from the coding sequence ATGGCCCAACTCACCGCCGGCGACACCGCCCCCGACTTCACCCTCCCCGACCAATCCGGCAACCCGGTGTCCTTATCGACCCTGCGCGAGGGCGCCGAGCACGGCGTGGTCGTCTACTTCTATCCGCGGGCGGAGACGCCCGGCTGCACCAAGGAGGCCTGCGACTTCCGCGACTCGCTGGAGGGATGGCGGGAGGCGGGCTACGCCGTCGTCGGCATCTCCCCCGACCCGCCCGCCGCACAGGCGCGCTTCGCCGAGAAGCAGTCCCTGCCCTTCCCGCTCCTGTCCGACCCCGACCACGCCGTCATGCAGGCCTGGGGCGCGTGGGGAGAGAAGAAGAACTACGGGCGTACCACCATCGGCACCATCCGCTCCACCGTGGTGGTAGGAACCGACGGCAGGGTAATCCTCGGTTTGTACAACGTGCGCGCCACCGGACACGTTGACCGCCTGCGCCGGGAACTCGGCATCGTCAGTTAA
- a CDS encoding Gfo/Idh/MocA family protein has protein sequence MAQNNSFRTRDQLPAVPAPVLQALADAGAPFDLAAAVPEPQDAPALCWGILGAGGIASTFATDVPAFSSGRIVAVGSRDRARAQAFIDAHPDAGKGQPVHAHGSYEALVDDPDVDAVYVATPHNFHCEQALLALTAGKPVLVEKSFARNAAEARRVFDAARAAGLFAMEAMWTRFLPGQVLARALAGSGALGELRYVRAEHFQSLEHVQRLVRLDLAGGALLDLGVYSVSFVHSLLGVPSALTAVGRLSSGGVDLDETIAMEYPGAVAVAASSMAAASDTGAEVVGTRGRLVVQKRFYRPTPLQIVVGEGPGVPRYEWDASLPGGFQFQAAEVARCLAAGRTESETMPWSETLAVLETMDEVRGRLGVIYPGE, from the coding sequence ATGGCGCAAAACAATTCCTTCCGTACTCGTGACCAGCTCCCCGCGGTCCCCGCTCCTGTGCTCCAGGCCCTGGCCGACGCCGGTGCCCCCTTCGACCTGGCCGCCGCCGTCCCCGAGCCGCAGGACGCGCCCGCTCTGTGCTGGGGCATTCTCGGCGCGGGCGGCATCGCCTCCACCTTCGCCACTGACGTGCCCGCCTTCTCCTCGGGGCGGATTGTCGCCGTCGGCAGCCGCGACCGCGCCCGGGCACAAGCCTTCATTGATGCCCACCCGGATGCCGGCAAGGGTCAACCGGTGCACGCGCACGGCTCTTACGAGGCTCTCGTCGACGACCCGGACGTGGACGCCGTCTACGTGGCCACACCGCACAACTTCCACTGCGAGCAGGCGCTTTTGGCGCTGACGGCGGGCAAACCCGTGCTGGTGGAGAAGTCCTTCGCCCGCAACGCCGCCGAGGCGCGCAGGGTCTTCGACGCCGCCCGGGCCGCGGGGCTTTTCGCCATGGAGGCGATGTGGACGCGTTTTCTTCCCGGGCAGGTGCTGGCGCGAGCGCTCGCGGGCAGCGGGGCACTGGGGGAGTTGCGCTACGTGCGTGCCGAGCACTTCCAGTCGCTGGAGCATGTACAGCGTCTGGTCCGACTCGACCTGGCAGGTGGGGCGCTGCTGGATCTGGGGGTGTATTCGGTTAGCTTCGTCCATTCCCTGTTGGGTGTGCCAAGCGCGCTGACGGCCGTCGGGCGGCTGTCTTCGGGCGGCGTCGACCTGGATGAGACGATAGCCATGGAGTATCCGGGCGCGGTGGCAGTGGCCGCGTCGAGCATGGCGGCGGCGTCTGACACGGGGGCCGAGGTGGTGGGTACCCGCGGCAGACTGGTTGTGCAGAAGCGGTTCTACCGGCCCACGCCCCTGCAGATCGTTGTGGGGGAGGGGCCGGGAGTGCCGCGCTATGAGTGGGATGCCTCGCTGCCTGGTGGTTTTCAATTCCAGGCCGCCGAGGTGGCTCGCTGCCTGGCCGCGGGCAGAACCGAGTCCGAGACCATGCCGTGGAGCGAGACGCTGGCGGTGCTGGAGACCATGGACGAGGTGCGCGGTCGGCTCGGAGTCATCTATCCGGGCGAGTGA
- the rph gene encoding ribonuclease PH yields the protein MTDTKTRKDGRFPDQLRPVSITRNWQVNGEGSVLVEFGRTRVLCVASFVEGVPRWRKGGGEGWVTAEYAMLPRAGSERSGRESVRGRVGGRTHEISRLIGRSLRGVIDVAALGENTITLDCDVLQADGGTRTAAVTGAYVALADAVAWGTRRGYVKPRAGKRVLADSVSAVSVGIIDGVPCLDLPYEEDVRAQTDMNVVQTGAGAFIEVQGTAEHAPFDRAELGALLDLATKGNAELAALQARVLAGPEDAPFTVSTAAQSEQSSAGNGPATGVEEA from the coding sequence GTGACTGACACCAAGACACGTAAGGACGGCCGCTTCCCCGATCAGCTGCGCCCCGTCTCCATCACCCGTAACTGGCAGGTCAACGGCGAAGGCTCGGTTCTCGTCGAGTTCGGCCGCACCCGCGTTCTGTGCGTCGCCTCCTTCGTCGAGGGCGTGCCGCGCTGGCGCAAGGGCGGTGGCGAAGGTTGGGTGACGGCCGAGTATGCGATGCTGCCGCGGGCGGGCTCCGAGCGCTCCGGGCGCGAATCCGTGCGTGGCAGGGTCGGCGGCCGCACCCACGAGATCTCTCGCCTGATCGGCCGTTCCTTACGCGGGGTGATCGACGTCGCCGCCCTGGGCGAGAACACGATCACCCTGGACTGTGATGTGCTGCAGGCCGACGGCGGCACCCGCACCGCGGCGGTTACCGGTGCCTATGTGGCCCTGGCCGACGCCGTCGCCTGGGGAACGCGTCGCGGTTACGTCAAGCCCCGTGCCGGCAAACGGGTCCTTGCCGACTCGGTCTCGGCGGTGTCCGTCGGGATTATCGACGGCGTCCCCTGCCTAGATCTGCCCTACGAGGAGGACGTGCGCGCCCAGACCGACATGAATGTGGTCCAGACCGGTGCCGGCGCCTTCATCGAGGTGCAGGGCACCGCCGAGCATGCCCCCTTCGACCGCGCCGAGCTCGGCGCCCTGCTCGACCTAGCCACCAAGGGCAATGCCGAGCTGGCCGCGCTTCAGGCTCGCGTCCTGGCCGGTCCGGAGGATGCCCCCTTCACCGTGTCGACCGCCGCTCAGTCCGAACAATCCTCCGCAGGAAACGGCCCGGCAACTGGCGTCGAGGAGGCCTGA
- the rdgB gene encoding RdgB/HAM1 family non-canonical purine NTP pyrophosphatase codes for MGTAQPEQRGTATVSADLGVAVPAGARLVLASHNPGKLAELRAILTPLVAGLTAEQIISSAGLGTPEPTEDGLTFAANATLKARALAQATGLPAVADDSGLCVDVLGGAPGIFSARWSGRHGDDEANLRLLLAQLADIADPHRTARFTCAAVLVVPGRAGESESVTVVERSMVGRLLHAPVGAGGFGYDPIFVPVQEDAPGGSGRTTAQMSTTEKNTISHRGQALRALAPALRELLSPSIPTHRVRSK; via the coding sequence ATGGGGACCGCTCAGCCCGAGCAGCGCGGCACCGCGACGGTGTCGGCCGATCTTGGAGTGGCAGTGCCCGCAGGTGCCCGGCTGGTGCTGGCCAGCCACAACCCGGGAAAGCTAGCCGAGCTGCGCGCAATCTTGACACCTCTGGTGGCCGGGCTTACGGCCGAGCAGATCATCTCCTCGGCCGGGCTCGGCACTCCCGAGCCGACGGAGGACGGGCTGACTTTTGCCGCCAATGCCACCCTCAAGGCACGCGCCCTGGCCCAGGCGACCGGTCTGCCGGCGGTTGCCGACGACTCCGGGCTGTGCGTGGACGTGCTGGGTGGAGCACCGGGCATATTCTCGGCCCGCTGGTCGGGCCGCCACGGCGACGACGAGGCCAACTTGCGGCTGCTGCTGGCGCAGCTCGCCGACATCGCCGACCCGCATCGCACGGCACGCTTTACCTGCGCCGCGGTGCTGGTGGTGCCGGGCCGAGCCGGTGAGTCGGAGTCAGTGACCGTGGTGGAGCGCTCCATGGTTGGTCGGCTACTGCACGCGCCGGTTGGCGCCGGCGGCTTCGGCTACGACCCGATCTTCGTGCCGGTCCAGGAGGACGCCCCGGGAGGTTCCGGGCGGACGACGGCGCAGATGAGCACGACGGAGAAGAACACCATCTCCCACCGAGGTCAGGCCCTGCGTGCCCTGGCCCCCGCCCTGCGCGAGCTGCTGTCCCCTTCAATCCCCACCCACCGAGTTCGGTCGAAATAA
- a CDS encoding DUF3054 domain-containing protein has product MQEQQRDEPGRISYTPPVPDGPDRPWTRGRRTRWWLVLLADTVSVALVACFAAASSHDLIQVPGLAVRGAVAVVIAWTVAWLVRRPGDHLEVGWPDGASVIVVTWALWSGLYLWRAPAGASTGTGAFAVMLAAFLVVFCGGWRSLYGYVKAHDSLVPKGVQRRLDAQSRRDRSI; this is encoded by the coding sequence GTGCAGGAACAGCAGCGAGACGAGCCCGGACGCATCAGCTACACGCCGCCAGTGCCTGACGGGCCGGATCGGCCCTGGACACGCGGGCGCCGCACCCGCTGGTGGCTGGTACTGCTGGCCGATACGGTTTCGGTGGCGCTGGTCGCCTGCTTCGCGGCTGCGTCGTCCCATGATCTGATCCAGGTGCCCGGCCTGGCGGTCCGCGGCGCAGTCGCCGTCGTTATCGCCTGGACGGTCGCGTGGCTGGTGCGCCGTCCCGGCGATCACCTGGAGGTGGGGTGGCCGGACGGCGCTTCAGTCATTGTGGTGACCTGGGCCCTGTGGAGTGGTTTGTACCTGTGGCGGGCACCTGCGGGGGCGAGCACCGGAACGGGGGCGTTCGCGGTGATGTTGGCCGCGTTCTTAGTGGTGTTCTGCGGTGGCTGGCGCAGTTTGTACGGCTACGTGAAGGCGCATGACTCGTTGGTGCCCAAGGGGGTCCAGCGCCGTCTGGACGCCCAATCCCGCCGAGATCGGTCAATATAA